In Leptolyngbya sp. SIO1E4, one DNA window encodes the following:
- a CDS encoding DUF1016 family protein, whose protein sequence is MPHKSSAPASDGQNYAALLDGLKTRVRTARVKAALAVNQELVMLYWHIGREILARQLEQGWGAKVIDRLAQDLKREFPDMKGFSRSNLKYMRAFAEAWPDEQFVQQLVGQIPWGHNCTLLNKVKEPDVRCWYIQQTIEHGWSRTILEAQIETGLYQRERGVATNFESTLPPLQSELAKQVLKDPYNFELLTIARNAQDQDLKRALVKHMCDFLLELGVGFSLARSNYHIEVGGTDFYVDMLFYHLKLYCFVAIQLEMGEFQPQHSGQMNFYLMAIDDRERQEHDQPTIGIILCKSRNKTIAEYALGNLRNPISVATHQLPEALQDELPSPEQLQAELDSAVQMIEANRNNQG, encoded by the coding sequence ATGCCCCACAAGTCCTCTGCCCCAGCCTCCGACGGTCAGAATTATGCCGCTCTCCTGGACGGGCTGAAAACCCGAGTCCGGACGGCCCGGGTCAAGGCAGCATTGGCTGTTAACCAAGAGCTGGTCATGCTCTACTGGCACATTGGCCGCGAAATCCTGGCCCGGCAGCTGGAGCAGGGGTGGGGGGCTAAGGTGATTGACCGGTTGGCTCAGGACTTGAAACGGGAATTCCCGGACATGAAGGGGTTTTCTCGCTCAAACCTAAAGTACATGCGGGCTTTCGCGGAAGCATGGCCTGATGAGCAATTTGTCCAGCAGCTTGTTGGCCAAATTCCATGGGGTCATAACTGCACGTTGCTGAACAAGGTAAAAGAGCCTGATGTCCGATGCTGGTATATCCAGCAAACCATTGAACATGGCTGGAGCCGAACCATTCTGGAAGCTCAGATAGAAACTGGTCTATATCAGCGTGAGAGAGGGGTAGCCACCAATTTTGAAAGCACTCTGCCACCACTCCAATCTGAGCTGGCCAAGCAAGTTCTCAAAGATCCCTACAACTTTGAGCTTCTGACTATTGCCAGGAATGCTCAGGATCAAGACTTGAAGCGGGCACTGGTTAAGCATATGTGCGACTTTTTGCTAGAGCTTGGGGTAGGTTTCTCTTTAGCGCGGAGCAATTACCACATAGAAGTAGGCGGCACCGATTTCTATGTGGACATGTTGTTCTATCACCTGAAACTGTACTGCTTCGTTGCCATTCAATTGGAAATGGGAGAGTTCCAGCCTCAGCACTCTGGTCAAATGAATTTCTACCTCATGGCGATCGATGACCGAGAGCGCCAAGAACATGACCAGCCAACCATCGGCATCATCCTCTGTAAATCTAGAAACAAAACGATTGCTGAATATGCCTTGGGGAATCTTCGCAACCCGATCTCTGTTGCCACCCATCAACTACCTGAAGCTCTCCAAGATGAGTTACCTAGCCCCGAGCAATTACAGGCTGAGCTGGACAGTGCAGTTCAGATGATTGAAGCGAATCGAAATAATCAAGGATGA
- a CDS encoding DUF3862 domain-containing protein: MSKKVQNIILAIAAIAVLGFLFIRLTPYGGFGGFLSRLEVGGGVESGRGKITLEDYERLETGMSYDEVADILGEGEETARVAIEGAPLTISYQWMNPDGGNVLVTFQDDELASKAQAGLID, encoded by the coding sequence ATGTCTAAAAAGGTTCAAAACATTATTCTGGCGATCGCCGCGATCGCGGTTTTAGGTTTTCTTTTTATTCGCCTGACTCCCTATGGAGGGTTCGGGGGATTTTTATCCAGGCTTGAGGTAGGGGGCGGAGTCGAGAGCGGGAGAGGCAAGATCACGTTAGAGGATTACGAACGCCTTGAGACGGGCATGAGCTACGACGAGGTTGCCGACATCCTTGGAGAGGGTGAAGAAACGGCTCGTGTGGCAATCGAAGGAGCGCCACTAACAATTTCGTACCAGTGGATGAACCCAGATGGCGGCAACGTACTGGTTACTTTCCAAGATGATGAACTTGCTTCAAAAGCCCAAGCGGGGTTGATTGATTAG
- a CDS encoding M23 family metallopeptidase, with product MLTSTANPQKPDFDQLSPDLQWHICQRRERNERAIQLGAIALVGLLATPMLIPGLNKQMDVSLHEGREIKLGPITVYEAPPALEAIGILPPEALAPVEVGDEIAGYQVNSGYGDRVHPIHGDVRFHNGVDLPTETGVAIHAPGKRSSRVKVDCKNQPGGAGTYAEISSPDIPGLVFQAMHLSKCITGLHHGGAVIGATGNTGGSTGPHLHWSQMDSVTGDYQKPQKGYLQWAMTGQAPKTLKEIDQAAVPFQSLLSDEELTCAIGNAEGTKGDDCTPNSNYFGHVDPGNGAANLGAFSYQHGASSPQEADQKQLARLRNAEKDIQQKAIGKFGQPLSRAALASALDLWNQAPLAGDDFVMRLSTADPSPQEIIDARSQAFINPTTGALEAPGLGNSMGNVQHDQTRRTKEVLDQVQ from the coding sequence GTGCTGACCTCAACCGCTAACCCACAAAAACCTGACTTTGACCAGCTATCGCCCGATCTGCAATGGCACATCTGCCAGCGGCGGGAGCGCAACGAACGGGCTATCCAATTAGGGGCGATCGCCCTGGTGGGATTGTTGGCCACACCGATGCTGATACCGGGCCTCAACAAACAAATGGATGTCAGCCTGCACGAAGGGCGAGAAATCAAGCTGGGGCCAATTACCGTCTACGAGGCACCTCCTGCCTTGGAAGCAATCGGCATCCTGCCCCCAGAAGCCTTGGCACCCGTTGAGGTGGGGGACGAGATAGCCGGGTATCAGGTGAACTCTGGCTATGGCGATCGCGTTCACCCCATCCATGGCGACGTGCGCTTTCACAACGGTGTTGACCTGCCCACCGAAACCGGGGTCGCCATCCATGCCCCGGGTAAGCGCTCATCACGGGTAAAAGTAGACTGCAAAAATCAGCCAGGGGGCGCGGGCACGTATGCCGAAATTAGCAGCCCAGACATTCCGGGCCTCGTCTTTCAAGCCATGCATCTATCGAAATGCATTACCGGGTTGCACCATGGGGGCGCGGTCATCGGCGCCACTGGCAACACTGGGGGCAGCACTGGGCCTCACCTGCATTGGTCGCAGATGGACAGCGTTACGGGTGACTATCAGAAGCCGCAGAAAGGCTATCTGCAATGGGCTATGACGGGTCAGGCACCGAAGACTCTCAAGGAGATCGACCAGGCCGCTGTTCCGTTTCAATCGCTACTCTCTGATGAAGAATTGACGTGTGCGATCGGCAATGCTGAGGGTACCAAGGGTGATGATTGCACCCCGAACAGCAATTATTTTGGGCACGTTGACCCTGGCAATGGAGCTGCCAACCTGGGGGCTTTCTCTTACCAGCATGGGGCATCAAGCCCTCAAGAGGCCGACCAGAAACAGCTAGCCAGACTGCGTAACGCTGAGAAGGATATTCAGCAGAAAGCCATTGGTAAGTTTGGCCAACCGCTTTCTAGGGCGGCGCTGGCCAGTGCCCTCGACTTGTGGAATCAGGCACCACTCGCCGGGGACGACTTTGTGATGAGGCTATCCACTGCTGACCCATCACCACAAGAAATCATCGATGCGCGATCTCAAGCGTTCATCAACCCAACGACCGGAGCACTAGAGGCACCTGGGCTGGGTAATTCGATGGGGAATGTGCAACACGACCAAACCAGGCGAACGAAAGAAGTCCTGGATCAGGTTCAGTAA
- a CDS encoding dynamin family protein, with protein MEVAMDTLSLINDLEQASQSRHRVSTAVGKIVTTLTQTETLTPATSGKLGLSQQIKQVKTVEAALSEGTFRLLVLGDMKRGKSTFLNALLGERLLPSDVNPCTAVLTLVKYGAKKQVTIHFKGDIPAETIDFQVFKARYTIDPEEAKKLDEQQEMAFPEVSHAIVEYPLPLLKQGIEFVDTPGLNDTEARNEQVLNYISDCQAVLFVLSANQPCTLDERRYLNNYLKGRGLTLFFLVNGWDRVQSSLVDPDDEAELQEAATKLRQVFRQNLAEYCQVNDEDRYAQRVFEISALEALRRRVKDPNADLSGTGFPELMASLGQFLVQERGQAELQWAETWVRRTYRQVCEAVERRIPLLDETTETLTQKIDSVQAEFSKLKEIRDAYQTLIRDTRDRQAQATADSFKEYILNLEQTFETDFVDSQPNLDFLQFLEKDKRAAFYTNFKRAFERYMNDRLAAWEFMAKQDLRKAFADLQTSAEEYQEAYAAVIETMNEKLLGERFYAVGHRYDPESVSLWSDNIKDLFESIPDVLNDSSSRFNHFWQGVLRLALVYVCVYVALYILGVLFSSLVLNVIGVLMVGGGVLAAQAEVVRQKFLSTTKDEFIKYLPKIADEQWRPVYTAVQSCFEVYEENVIGRISADIEAREAELDNVLQQKKSHEINRDQEIHRLTTLKQAIADEIQNITLLANGGVIRDASGSLEPDQAMAAPLEMGNATDL; from the coding sequence GGGTTGTCGCAACAAATTAAACAGGTCAAGACGGTCGAAGCTGCCTTGAGCGAAGGAACCTTTCGACTGCTCGTCCTGGGGGACATGAAACGGGGAAAGTCTACTTTTTTAAACGCTCTATTGGGGGAACGGTTACTTCCGAGTGATGTGAATCCTTGTACAGCGGTACTAACCCTTGTGAAGTATGGTGCCAAGAAGCAAGTGACCATTCACTTCAAGGGCGATATCCCTGCTGAAACCATCGATTTTCAGGTCTTTAAGGCACGCTACACCATTGACCCTGAGGAGGCCAAAAAACTGGATGAACAGCAGGAAATGGCATTTCCAGAGGTCAGTCATGCCATTGTGGAATATCCACTCCCGTTATTGAAGCAGGGTATCGAGTTCGTGGATACGCCTGGGTTGAATGATACTGAAGCCCGTAACGAACAGGTGCTGAACTATATCAGTGATTGTCAGGCGGTTTTGTTTGTCCTGAGTGCTAATCAGCCCTGCACTTTAGATGAGCGTCGTTATTTAAATAACTATCTTAAAGGTCGAGGACTCACCCTCTTCTTCTTGGTGAATGGTTGGGATCGGGTGCAGAGTAGTTTAGTGGATCCCGACGATGAGGCCGAATTACAGGAAGCTGCAACGAAGCTACGGCAGGTCTTTCGGCAGAATTTGGCGGAATATTGCCAGGTCAACGATGAAGATCGCTATGCCCAGCGAGTATTTGAAATATCGGCACTGGAAGCGCTACGCCGTCGCGTTAAAGACCCGAATGCCGATCTCAGTGGCACAGGTTTTCCGGAGTTGATGGCCAGTTTGGGGCAGTTCCTGGTTCAGGAACGAGGGCAGGCAGAGTTGCAATGGGCAGAAACCTGGGTTCGTCGAACGTATCGTCAGGTTTGCGAAGCGGTGGAGCGTCGCATCCCACTGCTGGATGAAACGACAGAAACCTTGACGCAAAAAATTGACTCGGTGCAAGCTGAATTTTCCAAGCTCAAGGAAATTCGGGACGCGTATCAAACGCTAATTCGAGATACCCGCGATCGCCAAGCTCAAGCCACGGCTGACTCGTTCAAAGAATATATTCTGAACCTAGAGCAAACGTTTGAGACCGATTTTGTGGATTCTCAGCCCAATTTAGATTTCCTGCAATTCTTGGAAAAAGATAAACGGGCGGCTTTCTACACCAACTTTAAGCGTGCCTTTGAGCGCTATATGAATGATCGGCTGGCGGCCTGGGAGTTTATGGCCAAGCAGGATTTGCGCAAGGCGTTTGCTGACCTGCAGACCAGCGCCGAAGAATATCAGGAAGCCTATGCAGCCGTTATCGAAACGATGAATGAAAAACTGTTAGGGGAGCGTTTCTACGCGGTCGGTCACCGCTATGATCCTGAGTCTGTCTCTCTGTGGAGTGACAATATCAAAGATCTGTTTGAATCCATTCCCGATGTTTTGAATGACTCTTCCAGCCGCTTCAATCACTTCTGGCAAGGGGTGCTCAGGCTAGCGTTGGTCTATGTCTGTGTATATGTCGCGCTGTACATCCTCGGCGTTTTATTTAGCAGCCTGGTGTTGAATGTGATTGGCGTTTTGATGGTAGGGGGCGGGGTGCTAGCAGCGCAGGCGGAAGTGGTGCGCCAAAAATTCCTCAGCACCACTAAAGACGAGTTCATCAAATATTTGCCCAAAATTGCAGATGAGCAGTGGCGACCTGTCTACACGGCAGTTCAAAGCTGTTTTGAGGTCTACGAAGAAAATGTGATTGGGCGTATCTCGGCGGATATTGAGGCTCGCGAAGCAGAACTCGATAATGTGCTGCAGCAAAAGAAATCCCATGAAATCAATCGGGATCAGGAAATTCATCGGCTTACCACGCTGAAACAAGCCATCGCTGATGAAATTCAGAACATCACTCTGTTGGCAAACGGTGGCGTTATCCGTGACGCTTCAGGTTCTCTAGAACCCGATCAAGCCATGGCAGCCCCCTTAGAGATGGGCAACGCTACCGATCTCTGA
- a CDS encoding type II toxin-antitoxin system HicA family toxin, with protein MSGEEFKQQVKKLAKKNNVEYRLSNRGKGSHSTVCYGEKRTTVKHGEIQKGLLSTMCKQLGIDKKELLEA; from the coding sequence GTGAGTGGTGAAGAGTTCAAGCAACAAGTAAAGAAGCTGGCTAAGAAAAATAACGTTGAGTATAGGCTCTCCAATAGAGGCAAGGGATCCCATTCCACGGTCTGCTACGGTGAGAAACGAACTACTGTCAAGCATGGAGAGATACAGAAAGGCCTATTGTCGACAATGTGTAAACAGCTCGGCATTGATAAGAAAGAACTTCTGGAGGCATAA
- a CDS encoding putative DNA binding domain-containing protein: MITLEALDLWLNTPAETERLEFKEAKTQYDTTKLLRYCVALSNEGGGHLVLGVTNKPPRQVVGTQAFAATTDLNDIKARIVDKLRFRVETIELEHPDGRVLVFEIPPRPVGQPRAIDGAYLMRAGEDLVAMTPDVLKAIFAEDQQDWFSQAVHSDASPDDVIALLDTQTYFDLLKIPYPTSREAVLERLLSEGFIQRTTSGWNITNLAAVLLAKKLNAFSPALARKASRFVIYDGINKLNTRDEIVGNRGYAVGFEGLVDFVHAAAPQNRFIEEVVREEVKMFPKQALRELIANALIHQDFLATGSSVMIEMYNDRVEISNPGIPPIPAERFIDEYRSRNEQLADIMRRFGICEEKGSGIDKVITAAEVFQLPAPDFRIGELRTTAILFAYQDFTDMGKLDKIRACYQHCVLMYLSNQRMSNQSLRERFSLDETKNVPVSQVIAATKDAGLIKLDDTGSTSTRYARYLPFWA, translated from the coding sequence ATGATTACTCTTGAAGCCCTCGACCTATGGCTCAACACTCCTGCTGAAACCGAACGGCTGGAGTTCAAAGAAGCCAAAACACAGTATGACACTACGAAGTTGCTACGTTACTGTGTTGCCTTGTCTAATGAGGGAGGGGGACATTTGGTTTTAGGCGTTACTAACAAACCGCCGCGTCAAGTCGTGGGTACCCAAGCATTTGCCGCCACCACAGATCTCAACGACATCAAGGCCCGTATTGTTGATAAGCTCCGTTTCCGTGTCGAGACCATAGAGTTAGAACATCCAGATGGTCGTGTACTAGTTTTTGAAATCCCCCCTCGTCCCGTTGGTCAGCCCCGAGCAATTGATGGAGCTTATTTAATGCGGGCAGGTGAAGATCTGGTAGCCATGACACCCGATGTCCTCAAAGCTATCTTTGCCGAAGATCAACAAGATTGGTTTTCTCAGGCTGTCCACTCAGATGCTAGTCCCGATGATGTCATCGCCCTGCTGGACACCCAGACCTATTTTGACCTGCTAAAAATTCCTTACCCTACCAGCCGCGAAGCTGTTTTGGAGCGGTTATTAAGTGAGGGATTCATTCAAAGAACGACCAGTGGCTGGAACATCACTAATTTGGCTGCTGTTCTTCTAGCCAAAAAGCTCAATGCCTTTTCCCCCGCTCTGGCCCGAAAAGCGTCTCGATTTGTCATCTATGACGGTATTAACAAGCTCAATACTCGTGATGAGATTGTTGGTAATCGGGGTTACGCCGTAGGCTTTGAAGGCTTGGTTGACTTCGTTCACGCTGCCGCCCCTCAAAATCGCTTCATTGAAGAAGTCGTCCGAGAAGAAGTGAAGATGTTCCCCAAACAGGCTCTGCGGGAACTGATTGCTAATGCCTTAATCCATCAAGATTTTCTGGCAACGGGTAGTTCTGTGATGATTGAAATGTACAACGATCGTGTCGAAATATCTAACCCTGGTATTCCTCCCATTCCAGCTGAGCGTTTTATTGACGAGTACCGTTCTCGCAATGAGCAACTGGCCGACATTATGCGTCGCTTCGGCATTTGCGAAGAAAAAGGCAGCGGCATTGATAAGGTCATCACAGCAGCAGAGGTATTTCAGCTTCCAGCACCAGATTTTCGGATTGGAGAACTTCGGACAACAGCGATCTTGTTTGCTTATCAAGATTTTACTGATATGGGCAAGCTAGATAAGATTCGAGCTTGTTATCAGCATTGCGTCCTGATGTATCTCAGCAATCAACGCATGTCTAATCAGTCTTTACGAGAACGTTTTAGTTTGGACGAAACCAAGAACGTACCTGTTTCTCAGGTAATTGCCGCTACTAAAGATGCTGGGTTGATTAAGTTAGATGATACAGGCTCTACTTCTACCCGCTATGCTCGTTATCTGCCGTTTTGGGCATAA
- a CDS encoding IS1 family transposase produces the protein MFAWTLEDHSAATFEAVWFVVATWQCYFNVTDGYSVYPQFIPEDDPIVSKTYITQVEGDNTRLRHYLARLTS, from the coding sequence ATTTTCGCTTGGACGCTCGAAGACCACAGTGCCGCAACCTTTGAGGCGGTTTGGTTTGTCGTTGCCACCTGGCAATGCTACTTTAATGTGACGGATGGCTACTCGGTTTATCCACAGTTCATTCCCGAGGATGACCCAATCGTCAGCAAGACCTACATAACTCAGGTGGAAGGGGACAATACTCGATTGAGGCACTATTTGGCCCGGCTTACATCGTAA
- a CDS encoding dynamin family protein: protein MYQPLIDTLRRAIGLLQDETDWRLKQSVIHLCDRVVQGDYRIAVFGPFNYGKSTLLNAILGEKALPIDLIPTTGAAITVCYGPTLQTRITLKTGQVVTEAGTAVLKRYAILDDQRRMREDVSSVTVQCPHPFLQAGVELLDLPGTDDRDEQNSLVQDQLLTADLVIQMLDGRKLMTLGEREHLRDWLLDRGMKTVVFVVNFLNLMSPEDQKQVSHRLRFVAESFRTDLPPGISNLYRVDALPALRARLKGDMATAQTTGLPTLESALQTIMQLQQPQVQPSRHQRLTLLAREVCGLLASRAQVLEANLQTTKRQQQDEKAAILQKAKTLIKRGFDTSVRELRTWLIPQNLLSLYQAELAIALKQFDYSAWKTFTLEPTWSERRKAVVGWVHKACDFFDRPRPVDLWVALPAEPTAEFPTQQQPQTSSPSKGAGVMPVAIATGLGWVVGGPLGATLLGGTSYLLNQKGQGQETPVPEVKITAEEVDHLYEVAASNYLLRFSAEATAALDAYERTANALFKACGQPEQPTVSSQSEASKLHLMRAILEELSRLC, encoded by the coding sequence ATGTATCAGCCCCTTATCGATACCCTGCGCCGAGCGATTGGCCTCTTGCAGGACGAGACAGATTGGCGCTTAAAGCAGTCGGTGATTCACCTGTGCGATCGTGTCGTTCAGGGAGACTACCGCATTGCTGTGTTTGGCCCCTTCAACTACGGCAAGTCCACCCTGTTGAACGCCATTCTCGGGGAGAAAGCCCTCCCCATTGATCTGATTCCCACAACGGGGGCCGCCATCACCGTTTGCTATGGCCCCACCCTACAAACCCGGATCACCTTAAAAACAGGCCAGGTGGTGACTGAAGCAGGCACTGCTGTGCTCAAACGCTACGCCATCTTGGATGACCAGCGCCGGATGCGGGAAGATGTGTCTTCGGTGACTGTTCAATGCCCACATCCGTTTTTGCAAGCAGGGGTTGAGCTGCTGGATCTCCCAGGGACAGATGATCGCGACGAGCAAAATAGCTTGGTGCAAGATCAGCTGCTGACGGCAGATTTAGTCATCCAAATGCTAGATGGTCGTAAGCTGATGACGCTCGGCGAACGAGAGCATCTGCGTGATTGGCTCTTAGATCGGGGCATGAAGACGGTCGTCTTTGTGGTGAACTTTCTCAACCTGATGTCTCCTGAAGACCAAAAGCAGGTTTCCCATCGCTTGCGCTTTGTGGCTGAGAGTTTCCGTACTGATCTCCCCCCCGGTATCAGCAACCTGTATCGAGTCGATGCTCTGCCCGCCCTCCGCGCCCGCCTCAAAGGGGATATGGCCACAGCGCAAACAACGGGTTTGCCGACGTTGGAATCAGCCTTGCAAACTATCATGCAGCTGCAGCAACCCCAGGTACAACCCAGCCGTCACCAAAGACTCACCCTGCTGGCTCGGGAAGTCTGTGGTTTGTTGGCATCTCGGGCCCAAGTTCTGGAAGCCAATCTCCAAACCACGAAGCGGCAGCAGCAAGATGAGAAAGCGGCCATCTTGCAAAAAGCAAAAACGTTGATCAAACGAGGGTTTGATACAAGCGTCCGGGAACTGCGCACCTGGCTGATTCCCCAAAATTTGCTCAGTCTGTACCAGGCGGAATTGGCGATCGCCCTCAAACAGTTTGACTACAGTGCCTGGAAGACATTTACGTTAGAGCCCACTTGGTCAGAGCGTCGCAAAGCGGTGGTGGGCTGGGTGCATAAAGCCTGTGATTTTTTTGACCGGCCCCGCCCGGTGGATCTTTGGGTGGCCTTACCCGCAGAACCCACGGCTGAGTTTCCGACCCAGCAGCAACCCCAAACTTCCTCACCGTCTAAGGGCGCAGGGGTGATGCCCGTGGCGATCGCCACGGGACTAGGCTGGGTTGTGGGTGGCCCATTGGGGGCCACGTTATTAGGGGGCACCAGCTATCTCTTGAACCAGAAGGGGCAAGGGCAAGAGACCCCAGTGCCAGAGGTCAAGATTACGGCTGAAGAGGTCGATCACCTATACGAAGTGGCCGCCAGCAACTATCTTTTACGGTTTAGTGCTGAAGCCACAGCAGCGTTAGATGCTTACGAACGAACGGCAAACGCACTCTTTAAAGCCTGCGGCCAACCTGAACAGCCAACAGTATCATCTCAGTCAGAAGCTTCTAAACTGCACTTAATGCGAGCCATCCTGGAAGAACTCTCTCGGCTGTGTTGA
- a CDS encoding dynamin family protein, translating into MSRTIETHHFLEDLDRVAQVRRAMAQYLQQIAERLGEVEAGGLHTSGKLGLDREIEDVTLAGQNLAQGVFRLLVLGDMKRGKSTFLNALMGENLLPSDVNPCTALLTVLKYGPEKGVEIHFKDDRPPEKIDFAAFKARYTIAPQEAKQLEARQEDAFPAVSHAVVAYPLPLLEKGIEIVDSPGLNDTEARNELSLGYINNCHAILFVMRATQPCTLAERRYLENYIQGRGLSIFFLINAWDQVKESLIDPDDEEELQEAADKLHKVFRSNLQDYCQIEGEDWYDERMFAISALQALRRRIKDENAALEETGFPEFMGALNTFLTQERAIAEFRQARTLARQAHTRLTEAIGRRIPLLSQTVEELKTRLDSVEPEFNELHDICDRFKDEIRTLRDQKARAIADSFRTYLLNLEQTFEQDFLRYQPDLGFLDFLRQNRREAFAKALQQAFEQYVNDKFQAWVKTAETDLDGAFEKLARSASEYGMSYTQITDRMTEKLTGKVIGVRSQADYEEASPGWAKWAMGLVSLASGNVAGVALAATGFDWKSILLNFLTVTSVAFVAASIFSVLLGPVSLALVGLGVGALQADQARKELIKVLKRELVKYLPQVAQEQWQPIYQSVRECFDKYETEVMRRINDDIEARKAELDNLVKQKESHEINRDAELARLEAAAQQVLTVKNQVEQEYQTLLG; encoded by the coding sequence ATGAGCCGTACCATCGAAACCCATCATTTTCTTGAAGATCTGGATCGCGTCGCCCAGGTGCGCCGCGCCATGGCGCAATATTTGCAGCAAATAGCTGAGCGTTTAGGGGAAGTGGAAGCGGGTGGCCTCCATACCTCTGGGAAACTGGGCCTAGATAGGGAGATCGAAGATGTCACGCTAGCTGGGCAAAATTTGGCCCAGGGTGTTTTTCGCCTCCTGGTTTTGGGAGATATGAAACGCGGCAAAAGTACTTTCCTGAATGCGCTCATGGGGGAAAACTTACTGCCCAGTGATGTGAATCCTTGCACCGCCCTCTTGACGGTTTTGAAATACGGGCCAGAAAAAGGGGTTGAGATTCATTTCAAAGACGATCGCCCACCAGAGAAGATCGATTTTGCAGCCTTTAAGGCGCGCTACACCATTGCTCCACAAGAAGCTAAACAGTTAGAAGCTCGCCAGGAGGATGCGTTCCCTGCAGTCAGCCATGCCGTGGTGGCCTATCCGCTGCCCTTGTTAGAAAAAGGCATCGAAATCGTTGATAGCCCTGGCTTGAATGACACCGAAGCTCGAAATGAGCTGTCTCTGGGCTACATCAACAACTGCCACGCGATTTTATTCGTCATGCGGGCGACACAGCCCTGTACCTTGGCAGAACGCCGCTATTTAGAGAATTACATCCAGGGACGAGGACTATCGATTTTCTTTTTGATCAATGCTTGGGATCAGGTCAAAGAGAGTTTGATTGATCCCGATGATGAAGAAGAACTGCAGGAAGCAGCCGATAAACTGCACAAAGTCTTTCGCAGCAATTTGCAAGACTATTGCCAAATTGAAGGAGAGGACTGGTACGACGAACGTATGTTTGCAATTTCTGCCCTGCAGGCCCTCAGACGACGTATCAAGGATGAAAATGCGGCCTTAGAGGAGACTGGGTTTCCGGAATTTATGGGGGCCCTCAATACCTTTTTGACCCAGGAGCGCGCTATTGCTGAGTTTCGCCAGGCACGGACACTGGCGCGTCAGGCCCACACTCGGTTAACGGAGGCCATTGGCCGTCGCATTCCTCTCTTGAGCCAAACGGTGGAGGAACTGAAAACCCGGCTTGACTCAGTAGAACCTGAATTTAATGAGCTGCACGATATCTGCGATCGCTTTAAGGATGAAATTCGCACGCTCCGAGACCAAAAAGCGCGCGCCATTGCCGATTCCTTTCGCACCTACCTCTTGAACCTGGAACAGACCTTTGAGCAAGACTTCCTCCGCTACCAGCCCGATCTTGGCTTTCTAGATTTCCTCCGGCAGAATCGTCGCGAAGCGTTTGCTAAGGCACTACAGCAGGCCTTTGAACAATATGTGAATGATAAGTTTCAGGCTTGGGTGAAAACAGCTGAAACCGATCTAGATGGTGCCTTTGAGAAATTGGCCCGCAGTGCCTCAGAGTATGGGATGTCTTATACCCAAATCACCGATCGCATGACTGAAAAGTTAACGGGGAAAGTCATTGGGGTACGGAGTCAGGCTGACTATGAGGAGGCTTCGCCGGGCTGGGCCAAGTGGGCCATGGGGCTGGTATCTTTGGCCAGTGGGAATGTGGCGGGGGTCGCGTTGGCGGCCACAGGCTTTGACTGGAAAAGCATTCTGCTCAATTTTCTTACAGTCACGAGCGTGGCTTTTGTTGCCGCGTCTATTTTTAGTGTCTTGCTAGGCCCTGTTAGCCTCGCCTTGGTGGGGTTGGGCGTGGGTGCCCTGCAGGCTGACCAGGCGCGCAAAGAGCTGATTAAAGTTCTCAAGCGGGAATTGGTGAAATATTTACCGCAGGTGGCTCAAGAACAGTGGCAGCCTATTTATCAATCTGTGCGAGAGTGTTTTGATAAATATGAAACAGAAGTGATGCGCCGAATCAACGATGACATTGAGGCGCGTAAGGCTGAACTCGACAACCTGGTGAAACAAAAAGAATCCCACGAAATTAATCGAGATGCAGAGCTAGCCCGGTTAGAGGCGGCAGCGCAACAGGTCTTGACCGTGAAAAATCAAGTGGAGCAGGAATATCAAACGCTACTGGGGTAG